Proteins co-encoded in one Candidatus Kapaibacterium sp. genomic window:
- a CDS encoding endonuclease/exonuclease/phosphatase family protein, with protein sequence MRGCRLGLLLLVYFSIGSCQFQQQSAQRDAQSFITIGTFNIEWLGDGINDRKPRTEEDLRRLGELIRRSGVDLLGVQEVENDRALRRLLRYLPDFEGIVGSLGGQQNLGLLYRRSVQVRSLGEYTPLMVQPGRTRPGLLAYCRAGNADFYLMVVHLKSTSRYDDTPELQVLSRQLRLRQAQRLSQWVDSLLARSRERDIVIVGDFNDTPRRRKYPTLTPLLENPALVFLTAELRSCRYERAYVIDHVVVSSSFRQRFRSGSAHVVNFYAQYPFSEAERLSDHCPVVAQFDVTQPDND encoded by the coding sequence ATGCGGGGCTGCCGCCTTGGCCTCTTGCTCCTCGTCTACTTCAGCATCGGCTCATGCCAGTTCCAGCAGCAGTCGGCCCAACGGGATGCCCAGTCGTTCATCACGATTGGGACCTTCAACATCGAGTGGCTGGGCGACGGAATCAACGACCGCAAGCCTCGTACAGAAGAGGACTTGCGGCGTCTGGGGGAGCTCATTCGGCGCTCAGGCGTAGACCTCCTGGGGGTGCAGGAGGTGGAGAACGACCGGGCCCTGCGGCGGCTGCTGCGGTATCTGCCGGATTTTGAGGGCATCGTTGGTTCCCTGGGAGGACAGCAGAACCTCGGACTCCTCTATCGCCGCTCGGTGCAGGTTCGCTCCCTTGGGGAGTACACGCCGTTGATGGTTCAGCCAGGGCGGACCCGACCAGGCCTCTTGGCATACTGCCGTGCCGGGAATGCGGACTTCTACCTGATGGTGGTCCACTTGAAGTCTACCTCACGCTACGACGACACTCCGGAGTTGCAGGTGTTGTCTCGTCAGCTACGCCTCCGACAAGCGCAGCGTCTCTCCCAGTGGGTGGATTCGCTGCTGGCAAGATCGAGGGAGAGGGACATCGTGATCGTTGGGGATTTCAACGACACTCCGCGTCGGCGGAAGTACCCGACTCTTACCCCACTACTGGAGAACCCCGCGTTGGTGTTTCTTACTGCGGAGCTACGGAGCTGCCGATATGAGCGGGCGTATGTGATTGACCACGTGGTTGTCAGCAGTAGCTTCCGGCAGCGCTTCCGTTCGGGCAGCGCCCATGTCGTGAACTTCTATGCCCAGTACCCCTTCTCCGAGGCCGAGCGCCTTTCCGATCACTGCCCTGTGGTGGCGCAATTCGACGTGACCCAGCCCGATAATGACTGA
- a CDS encoding proline dehydrogenase family protein — MGAIAAVVAQVLPLLPRQLVWAVGRRYIAGAELSDAVRCAATFAAQGIRSTLDVLGEFVTDWAQAQQYATQASEVLQAIAQHQLPAYLSVKLTALGVDIDREASYGLLRGLVEQARQLGLFVRIDMESSPYTDTTFAFYRRLRGEGYDNVGIVIQAYLRRSRADVESLLPLRPSIRLCKGIYIEPREIAYQSREEVRRSYKELLELMLRHDIPTAIATHDEELLRFAEVALRRYEVPPDQYEFQMLLGVRPERRRLLRQQGHPVRVYIPFGHNWYGYSLRRLRENPNIVGHILRTLLQFDRQR, encoded by the coding sequence ATGGGGGCGATTGCAGCAGTGGTTGCACAGGTACTGCCGCTGCTGCCGCGGCAGCTCGTGTGGGCAGTAGGGCGCCGCTACATTGCTGGTGCGGAGCTGAGCGACGCTGTGCGGTGTGCTGCCACCTTCGCTGCTCAAGGCATCCGGAGTACGTTAGACGTGCTCGGGGAGTTCGTCACAGACTGGGCCCAAGCGCAGCAGTATGCTACACAAGCGTCGGAGGTGCTTCAGGCGATAGCACAGCATCAGCTACCAGCCTACCTGTCTGTGAAGCTAACAGCGCTTGGCGTCGATATCGACCGTGAGGCCAGCTACGGACTGCTACGGGGACTTGTCGAGCAGGCTCGCCAGCTAGGGCTCTTCGTGCGGATAGACATGGAGAGTTCGCCGTACACGGACACTACCTTCGCGTTCTACCGACGACTCCGTGGTGAAGGCTACGACAACGTTGGCATCGTCATTCAGGCTTACCTTCGGAGAAGCCGAGCCGACGTGGAGTCGCTCCTACCGTTGCGACCGTCCATACGGCTGTGCAAGGGCATCTACATCGAACCTCGAGAGATCGCCTACCAGAGCCGAGAAGAAGTCCGACGGAGCTATAAGGAGCTCCTGGAACTCATGCTGCGGCATGATATACCGACGGCCATTGCTACCCACGACGAAGAGCTGCTACGCTTCGCAGAGGTAGCGCTTCGGCGATACGAAGTACCACCCGATCAGTACGAGTTCCAGATGCTCCTGGGTGTCCGCCCGGAGCGTCGTCGCCTTCTGCGGCAGCAGGGCCATCCAGTGCGGGTCTACATCCCGTTTGGGCATAACTGGTACGGCTACTCCCTGCGGCGTCTGCGGGAGAATCCTAACATTGTCGGGCATATCCTCCGAACCCTCCTCCAGTTCGATCGGCAGCGGTGA
- a CDS encoding zinc-dependent metalloprotease, whose translation MWRCGLILGIAAICAVARELLSARLFLQSSEQVLAPQVAVRYWVDRQALHAVAKLPVASLELRDFPVGSGEEATVALQRSRSVVDGQTQWWRGVRPARPGQLEHLEPMPGRAQYVFTGTIVGEQGSRVVLSIVGGELYGIVWRADGRRFALVPTGQRQGERYEHVFGSDALRELRPWICGIEQTAEYWEQLRSFKEPLPPLPQMVTLKVARVAVETTSSLYQRLNRDYDRVAAYVASVFAMVSRIYEDEVNVTLELSWVLIWMAPPDGEEDPYVSDNNNDIGALLGEVASYWNANRRNVPRDLVHVMSAPGGTMVGGIARLNTLCDRGGAYSISGVRGSYQYPTLSYTWDVHVVAHEIGHVFGAPHTHACVWSPPLDTCVTQDGQPYPTPDACYRSPIRPRSSWDGGSIMSYCHLVQSDVALTFRPRVAVVIRNSRAESCLPVPTAPKLLLQHPVGNQNFRGGDTVEVRWTSAQVQVVAIEYSTDTMRTWQRIASGVLAAQRKYRWVTPQQTFPRVWLRIYDVTNPQVGDTTTASFALAVPTVSLNTPRGGERYGHRERVSIEWSTTLVPAVHLLFSSDGGTRWDTLARATTARSYLWTVPTTIVTDRAVVRVQDTADLRVADQSQPFAIGAPVLELLAPNGGERWAVGSQQRIRWCSDFLSRLRIEYSTDGGQSWIVVRASQEAAPQEYLWQVPNTPTEQALVRLRNVANPSQTVQSAAVFAIEPASSVSQGDRSIPVQPPSAVVEGSWAWIRIRAEEPLGRVRVRLATLLGQLIDEERWEELPAGEQVLSVALPTRLPSGLYVLQFLSDRAQWSLPLRVIW comes from the coding sequence ATGTGGCGTTGTGGGCTGATCCTCGGAATTGCTGCTATCTGCGCGGTAGCCCGGGAGCTCCTCTCGGCGCGGCTCTTCCTGCAGTCCAGCGAGCAGGTCTTGGCTCCGCAGGTAGCGGTACGGTATTGGGTAGACAGGCAAGCACTCCATGCCGTGGCAAAGCTGCCAGTTGCGTCGCTGGAGCTTCGGGACTTTCCGGTAGGTAGCGGAGAAGAAGCCACCGTTGCTCTTCAGCGCAGCCGTTCGGTAGTGGATGGGCAGACCCAGTGGTGGCGCGGAGTGCGTCCGGCCCGCCCTGGACAGTTAGAACACCTTGAGCCGATGCCTGGCCGAGCTCAGTATGTCTTCACCGGTACGATCGTCGGCGAGCAGGGTTCGAGGGTCGTGCTGAGCATCGTCGGTGGGGAGCTCTACGGCATAGTGTGGCGTGCGGATGGCCGCCGGTTCGCATTGGTCCCAACGGGCCAGAGGCAGGGAGAGCGCTATGAGCATGTCTTCGGCTCGGATGCTCTCCGCGAGCTCCGACCCTGGATCTGTGGGATTGAGCAGACAGCGGAGTATTGGGAGCAACTTCGCTCTTTCAAGGAACCACTACCGCCACTACCGCAGATGGTGACTCTGAAGGTGGCAAGGGTTGCTGTGGAGACGACCTCTTCGCTCTACCAGCGCCTCAACAGAGACTACGACCGAGTTGCTGCTTACGTGGCTTCGGTGTTTGCGATGGTGAGCCGCATCTACGAGGACGAGGTCAACGTCACGCTGGAACTCTCGTGGGTGCTCATTTGGATGGCTCCTCCCGACGGGGAGGAGGACCCGTACGTGAGCGACAACAACAACGACATCGGTGCGCTCTTGGGTGAAGTCGCATCGTACTGGAATGCCAATCGCCGGAATGTTCCGCGCGACCTTGTCCACGTGATGAGCGCTCCTGGCGGGACAATGGTCGGCGGGATCGCACGCCTTAACACGCTGTGTGATCGTGGAGGGGCTTACAGCATCAGTGGTGTCCGAGGGAGCTACCAGTACCCCACGCTGAGCTACACGTGGGATGTGCATGTCGTCGCTCACGAAATTGGGCATGTGTTCGGTGCTCCCCATACGCATGCTTGCGTGTGGAGTCCACCGCTGGATACATGCGTTACGCAGGACGGGCAGCCCTATCCAACGCCGGACGCCTGCTATCGGTCCCCGATTCGACCGCGCAGCTCGTGGGACGGAGGAAGCATCATGAGCTATTGCCACTTGGTGCAGTCAGATGTTGCGCTGACGTTTCGGCCACGTGTGGCCGTTGTCATCCGGAACAGCCGTGCTGAGAGCTGCTTGCCCGTGCCGACGGCACCCAAACTCCTCCTTCAGCACCCTGTCGGGAACCAAAACTTCCGAGGGGGAGATACCGTGGAAGTCCGCTGGACCTCCGCACAGGTCCAAGTTGTAGCCATCGAGTACTCCACGGACACCATGCGGACGTGGCAGCGCATTGCTTCGGGAGTACTGGCAGCGCAGCGGAAATACCGGTGGGTAACGCCGCAGCAGACCTTTCCTCGGGTGTGGTTGCGGATCTACGACGTGACGAATCCGCAAGTTGGGGATACAACGACGGCGAGCTTTGCGCTTGCTGTCCCAACTGTCTCTCTCAATACCCCACGGGGTGGGGAGCGGTACGGCCACCGGGAGCGGGTCAGCATTGAGTGGAGCACGACTCTGGTCCCCGCGGTCCATCTGCTCTTTTCGTCCGACGGTGGGACTCGGTGGGATACGTTAGCGAGGGCCACAACGGCACGCTCGTACCTATGGACTGTCCCGACGACGATCGTGACAGACCGAGCAGTGGTGCGGGTTCAGGATACGGCAGATCTAAGGGTGGCCGATCAAAGCCAGCCATTTGCTATTGGAGCGCCGGTTTTGGAGCTTTTGGCTCCAAATGGAGGCGAGCGGTGGGCGGTTGGGAGCCAGCAGCGGATTCGGTGGTGTTCGGATTTCCTCAGCCGCCTGCGGATTGAGTATTCCACCGATGGTGGACAGAGTTGGATCGTCGTCCGAGCCTCCCAAGAAGCGGCGCCGCAGGAGTACCTCTGGCAAGTGCCGAATACGCCAACAGAACAGGCGTTGGTGCGGCTACGCAACGTGGCAAATCCCAGCCAGACTGTTCAGAGCGCTGCTGTCTTTGCCATCGAACCCGCTTCTTCTGTGTCGCAGGGTGACCGATCCATTCCAGTGCAGCCGCCGTCCGCCGTGGTAGAAGGCTCATGGGCGTGGATACGGATTCGCGCGGAGGAACCTCTCGGGAGGGTCCGAGTCCGGCTGGCTACGCTCCTTGGGCAGCTCATTGATGAAGAGCGCTGGGAGGAACTGCCAGCGGGGGAGCAGGTGCTGAGTGTTGCGCTTCCGACCAGGCTCCCCAGCGGACTGTACGTTCTGCAATTCTTGTCCGATCGTGCCCAATGGAGCCTGCCGCTGAGGGTCATCTGGTAG
- the topA gene encoding type I DNA topoisomerase, with translation MPRQQTKSKRKTASKVAHRQSSAASTIATTTSARHLVVVESPAKARTIQHYLGKDYTVEASLGHIKDLPEHSLGVDVARGFQPYYILIPERRKALERLKALAASVDSILLATDPDREGEAIAWHLAEELHPINPNIRRVLFYEITKTGVQNGIAQPRELDRDLVLSQQARRVMDRLIGYEISPWLSDALAHEVSHALSAGRVQSVALRLICEREESIERFQPIPFWRIRAYFLLPSGQGFWAELIAYHGKPIRNPEGSMHELSPEQLSNLHYLRSEAEAERVLEALRRCSSWEIAEVRKRRQKRQPPPPFTTSLLQQEASRRLGLSPRQTMRLAQQLYEGVTVGGEGPEGLITYMRTDSMRVSHEAQQAARTAIANLFGTEYLPPEPPQYTSKSAHVQDAHEAIRPTHLEYTPERVRPYLPEELAELYELIYTRFLASQMQAAELESVTVIIAGDDFRFRASGSSILFDGFLRAYAEFSDEDDEEERQTLPAELTEGLSLSLQTWEVKPSQTKPPSRYTEATLVKELDELGIGRPSTYATIVSTLFERQYVRRQRKQLVPTPLGRKVNDILVRFFPDIFSVGFTAAMEQDLDAIAERQASYRSVLERFYSPFRSALERAQQSLRSPFACPACGVPMQVARSRRGKRYLRCSQCGKTQPLPKSAQPSEPRADLPCPTCGAPMVLRQSRYGAFYGCSRYPECNGTRPLSSGVRCPQCGEGELVERMDRHQRRFWGCSRYPDCRYASRYRPLPSPCPQCSHPYVEERGRWSDGEWVTLWHCPQCHSELTPAPPPEAEEEPISSGNPISETPA, from the coding sequence ATGCCACGGCAGCAGACAAAGAGTAAGCGGAAAACAGCTAGCAAGGTAGCGCATCGCCAATCTTCGGCAGCTTCAACGATAGCTACGACGACTTCTGCCCGGCACCTCGTGGTGGTAGAATCTCCAGCCAAAGCACGGACAATCCAGCATTACCTTGGCAAGGACTACACTGTGGAGGCATCCCTAGGCCACATCAAGGACCTGCCAGAGCACAGCTTAGGGGTGGATGTTGCGCGTGGCTTTCAGCCCTACTATATCCTCATCCCTGAACGCCGTAAAGCCCTCGAGCGGCTTAAAGCTCTTGCTGCAAGCGTCGACAGCATTCTGCTAGCAACAGACCCAGACCGTGAAGGGGAGGCTATCGCCTGGCACCTCGCTGAAGAGCTCCATCCCATCAACCCGAACATCCGCCGTGTCCTCTTCTACGAGATCACCAAGACCGGCGTCCAGAACGGCATTGCGCAGCCGCGGGAGCTCGACCGTGACCTTGTCCTCTCCCAGCAGGCTCGCCGCGTCATGGACCGCCTCATCGGTTATGAGATCTCTCCATGGCTGAGCGACGCATTGGCTCACGAAGTCTCGCATGCCCTCTCCGCTGGCCGTGTCCAATCGGTGGCACTCCGCCTCATCTGCGAACGCGAAGAGAGCATCGAACGCTTCCAGCCCATTCCCTTCTGGCGCATCCGTGCCTACTTCCTTCTGCCCTCAGGTCAGGGATTCTGGGCCGAGCTTATTGCCTACCACGGCAAGCCCATTCGGAACCCTGAGGGTTCGATGCACGAACTGTCGCCAGAACAGCTCAGCAACCTCCACTATCTCCGCTCGGAGGCAGAAGCCGAACGAGTACTGGAAGCGCTCCGCAGATGCTCCTCCTGGGAGATAGCCGAAGTCCGCAAGCGGCGGCAGAAGCGTCAGCCTCCCCCACCGTTCACGACCAGCCTCCTCCAGCAAGAGGCCTCGCGCCGGCTTGGACTCTCGCCACGGCAGACAATGCGCTTGGCACAGCAGCTCTACGAAGGCGTCACCGTAGGAGGCGAAGGGCCCGAAGGGCTCATCACATACATGCGCACCGATTCTATGCGCGTCAGCCACGAAGCCCAGCAGGCTGCCCGTACCGCCATTGCAAATCTCTTTGGCACCGAGTATCTCCCGCCGGAACCACCACAGTACACCAGCAAATCCGCCCATGTCCAAGATGCCCACGAAGCGATCCGGCCTACCCACCTGGAGTACACCCCAGAGCGCGTCCGCCCGTACCTACCGGAGGAATTGGCAGAGCTATACGAGCTCATCTACACCCGCTTCCTAGCCTCCCAGATGCAAGCAGCAGAGCTGGAGTCCGTTACGGTCATCATCGCTGGGGACGATTTCCGTTTCCGCGCTAGCGGTAGTAGCATCCTCTTCGACGGCTTCCTCCGCGCCTATGCTGAGTTCAGCGATGAAGACGACGAAGAAGAGCGCCAGACGCTCCCAGCCGAGCTGACCGAAGGGCTTTCACTGAGTCTCCAGACGTGGGAGGTCAAGCCAAGCCAGACGAAGCCGCCTTCTCGATACACAGAAGCCACCCTTGTCAAAGAGCTTGATGAGCTCGGCATCGGACGGCCAAGTACGTACGCCACGATCGTCAGCACGCTCTTCGAACGCCAGTACGTCCGTCGACAGCGCAAACAGTTGGTCCCAACCCCGCTGGGACGGAAGGTGAACGACATCTTGGTGCGCTTCTTCCCGGACATCTTCTCCGTTGGCTTCACTGCTGCTATGGAGCAAGACCTGGATGCCATTGCAGAAAGACAGGCCAGTTACCGCTCTGTGCTGGAGCGCTTTTACAGCCCGTTCCGCAGCGCCCTGGAACGAGCACAGCAGTCGCTGCGGTCTCCTTTCGCTTGTCCCGCATGCGGCGTGCCGATGCAGGTTGCACGCTCACGCCGAGGGAAGCGATACCTACGATGCTCACAATGCGGCAAGACCCAGCCGCTCCCAAAATCCGCGCAGCCCTCAGAGCCGCGGGCCGACCTCCCCTGCCCAACCTGCGGAGCACCGATGGTGCTGCGGCAGAGTCGGTATGGTGCCTTCTACGGCTGCTCGCGCTATCCCGAGTGCAACGGTACCCGCCCGTTGAGCTCTGGCGTTCGGTGTCCACAGTGCGGCGAAGGAGAGCTTGTCGAACGGATGGACCGCCATCAGCGGCGCTTCTGGGGATGTTCGCGCTATCCCGACTGCCGCTATGCATCCCGCTACCGTCCTCTTCCCTCGCCATGTCCTCAGTGCAGCCATCCGTACGTTGAGGAGCGCGGACGATGGTCCGATGGCGAGTGGGTTACTCTCTGGCACTGTCCGCAGTGCCACTCCGAGCTGACGCCTGCCCCTCCGCCAGAGGCAGAGGAAGAGCCGATCTCCTCCGGCAATCCTATCTCAGAGACCCCCGCATAG
- a CDS encoding O-acetyl-ADP-ribose deacetylase: protein MERIEIVRGDITTEQVDAIVNAANSALLPGGGVCGAIHRVAGPELAEECRQIGYCAPGDAVITKGYRLPARFVIHTVGPIWRGGTHGEDETLASCYRRALELAHTHGIRTIAFPSISTGAYGFPVDRACRIALRELAAGLLKFPDIERVRIVCFDEATYCSYLEAYQQMTDAQQ from the coding sequence TTGGAGCGGATTGAGATCGTGCGCGGAGACATCACAACGGAACAGGTAGACGCAATCGTCAACGCTGCCAACTCAGCACTGCTTCCAGGTGGTGGTGTCTGTGGAGCGATTCACCGTGTAGCAGGACCAGAGCTAGCGGAGGAGTGTCGACAAATTGGTTACTGTGCCCCTGGGGATGCTGTCATCACGAAAGGCTATCGCCTCCCGGCCCGCTTCGTCATCCATACCGTTGGGCCGATTTGGCGTGGTGGAACTCACGGCGAAGACGAGACCTTAGCATCGTGCTACCGCCGTGCGCTGGAGCTCGCCCACACGCATGGCATCCGCACCATCGCCTTCCCATCCATCAGCACCGGGGCTTACGGCTTCCCCGTCGACCGGGCCTGCCGCATTGCCTTGCGGGAGCTCGCTGCCGGGCTGCTCAAGTTTCCAGATATCGAGCGTGTCCGCATCGTTTGCTTCGACGAAGCAACCTACTGCTCCTACCTCGAGGCCTACCAGCAAATGACAGATGCACAGCAGTAA
- a CDS encoding MBL fold metallo-hydrolase, with amino-acid sequence MEIGFWGAAQTVTGSLHIVHVNGHYIFLDCGLFQGRQAEAYERNCTLPIPPTDVHAVVLSHAHIDHSGNLPTLVKHGFPGLIYATPPTQDLCAILLADSAQIQEKDAEYLLQERGEHIVPLYCGEDVPRTMARFFPIAYEEPVQIAPGVLLRLRQAGHILGSAQILLTP; translated from the coding sequence ATGGAAATCGGCTTCTGGGGTGCAGCGCAGACCGTTACCGGTTCGCTCCACATCGTGCATGTCAACGGCCACTACATCTTCTTGGACTGCGGACTCTTCCAGGGCCGACAGGCAGAAGCATACGAGCGGAACTGCACTCTCCCAATCCCTCCCACAGACGTCCATGCTGTCGTGCTCTCCCATGCCCACATAGACCACTCGGGCAATCTCCCCACACTCGTCAAGCATGGCTTCCCAGGGCTGATCTACGCAACCCCACCAACCCAAGACCTCTGCGCCATCCTCCTTGCCGATAGCGCCCAGATCCAAGAGAAGGATGCCGAATACCTACTCCAGGAGCGGGGTGAGCACATCGTTCCACTATACTGCGGGGAAGACGTACCGCGCACAATGGCGCGCTTCTTCCCGATTGCCTACGAGGAGCCCGTGCAGATCGCACCGGGGGTTCTACTGCGCCTACGTCAGGCAGGGCATATCTTAGGCTCAGCGCAGATACTCCTAACTCCCTGA
- the tadA gene encoding tRNA adenosine(34) deaminase TadA gives MRIALLEAQRAFHDGEVPVGAVIVRDGRIVARGRNAVERGGDATLHAEVNAIRQASKHFGRRLEGCTLYVTLEPCPMCAGAIVWSRIQRLVYGAPDLRAGACGTLYNIVEDERLNHRCAVRRGVLAEESAALLRRFFQQLRAEDRGVDTGAPSE, from the coding sequence ATGCGAATAGCCCTGCTGGAGGCGCAACGGGCATTCCATGATGGGGAAGTCCCCGTAGGCGCAGTCATCGTCCGAGACGGACGCATTGTCGCACGTGGTCGGAATGCTGTTGAGCGCGGCGGGGACGCTACGCTCCACGCTGAAGTCAACGCCATCCGACAGGCCTCCAAACACTTCGGACGTCGCCTTGAAGGCTGCACCCTCTACGTTACCCTGGAACCCTGCCCTATGTGTGCAGGAGCGATTGTCTGGTCACGAATCCAGCGTCTGGTCTACGGCGCCCCCGACCTCCGAGCAGGGGCCTGCGGAACCCTCTACAACATCGTGGAGGATGAGCGACTCAACCACCGTTGCGCCGTCCGCAGGGGAGTTTTGGCCGAAGAGTCTGCCGCACTCCTCCGTCGGTTTTTCCAACAGCTACGAGCCGAAGACCGTGGAGTGGACACCGGAGCCCCTTCAGAATAA
- the rsmI gene encoding 16S rRNA (cytidine(1402)-2'-O)-methyltransferase, with translation MEWTPEPLQNKLYVVPTPIGNRGDITLRALHVLHNAEAIACEDTRRTGLLLKAYGIVPRRLLRCDEHTETRCAAELLRLLQEGKSVALVSDAGTPGISDPGARLIRQVLEAGYSITVLPGPTALIPALVGSGLPPQPFVFWGFPPVRGSQRRERLEAIAACPWTSVIYEAPHRLLLLLHDLVELCSPDRRVCIARELSKFNEEYLRGTLAECCRILEQRLRIQGECVVILQGAVS, from the coding sequence GTGGAGTGGACACCGGAGCCCCTTCAGAATAAGCTCTACGTCGTGCCGACCCCCATTGGAAACCGCGGGGATATCACTCTGCGGGCGCTGCATGTCCTGCACAACGCGGAAGCCATCGCCTGCGAGGACACCCGCCGAACAGGGCTGCTGCTGAAAGCGTATGGGATCGTCCCCCGCCGCCTCCTACGCTGCGATGAACACACAGAGACCCGTTGTGCTGCAGAGCTTCTGCGCCTCCTGCAGGAGGGGAAGAGCGTCGCGCTAGTGAGTGACGCCGGTACGCCTGGAATCTCCGACCCCGGAGCCCGCCTCATTCGGCAGGTACTGGAGGCAGGCTATAGCATCACCGTCCTCCCAGGCCCAACAGCACTGATACCTGCTCTCGTTGGCAGCGGACTCCCTCCGCAGCCGTTTGTCTTCTGGGGTTTCCCGCCCGTCCGTGGTAGCCAACGTCGAGAGCGACTGGAGGCAATTGCAGCATGTCCCTGGACCAGTGTCATCTACGAGGCCCCTCACCGACTCCTACTGCTGCTGCATGACCTCGTTGAGCTTTGCTCCCCTGACCGTCGTGTCTGCATTGCCCGCGAGCTTAGCAAGTTCAACGAGGAGTACCTCCGCGGTACCCTCGCAGAATGCTGCCGTATCTTGGAGCAGCGCCTGCGAATCCAAGGGGAATGTGTGGTGATCCTGCAGGGAGCGGTGTCGTGA
- the tmk gene encoding dTMP kinase: MLISFEGLDGCGKSTQVELLAERLRSLGYAVQVFREPGATPLSESIRQLLLHTPTEIVPVAEMLLFNAARAQLVESAIRPALAAGAIVLCDRFADSTTAYQGYGRGLPIDQVLLCNHIATGGLKPALTLFLDVPAEVAIQRSQKGDRMERSGYEFFERVRQGYWEIARQEPERVVCIEASSSPERVHATVWEHVRRLLPQPPG; the protein is encoded by the coding sequence ATACTCATCAGCTTCGAAGGCCTCGATGGCTGCGGGAAATCAACCCAAGTCGAGCTCCTCGCCGAACGGTTACGATCGCTAGGCTACGCCGTCCAGGTTTTCCGAGAGCCCGGGGCAACTCCACTCTCAGAGTCCATCCGCCAGCTCCTCCTCCACACCCCTACGGAGATCGTCCCTGTAGCGGAGATGCTGCTATTCAACGCAGCACGCGCCCAGCTCGTTGAGAGTGCAATCCGTCCGGCATTAGCGGCTGGTGCTATCGTACTCTGTGACCGCTTTGCAGACTCCACCACCGCATACCAAGGGTATGGTCGCGGTCTGCCGATAGACCAAGTGCTGCTTTGCAATCACATTGCTACTGGCGGCCTCAAACCAGCTTTGACGCTCTTCCTGGACGTCCCCGCGGAGGTAGCTATCCAACGCAGCCAGAAAGGAGACCGCATGGAGCGCTCGGGATACGAGTTCTTCGAGCGTGTCCGGCAGGGGTACTGGGAGATTGCCCGCCAAGAGCCAGAACGGGTCGTCTGCATAGAGGCCTCCTCCTCACCTGAGCGAGTTCACGCCACTGTCTGGGAACACGTCCGCCGACTACTCCCGCAGCCCCCAGGGTAA